The following proteins come from a genomic window of Montipora foliosa isolate CH-2021 chromosome 2, ASM3666993v2, whole genome shotgun sequence:
- the LOC137993314 gene encoding sushi, von Willebrand factor type A, EGF and pentraxin domain-containing protein 1-like isoform X3 gives MEVNYRILLCFMTLCHYSSSQSGECNRPLGMQNKGIPNESIKSSSRLDLDHRAFYGRLHGPKAWCSADGDENPYIEIELDEEKAITAISTQGGSTSDIIWSRKFKIEYDKGGKWTHYKEELPGNGNVNGVKKNVLNPEIRTRSIRIYPKEPLSLSTTNVKHACLRLELHGCLVHADCKDPGAPINGERTGDDFNHGSRISFSCRQGFVLVGNSSSICDKGKWNNILPQCKATCEDPGVPDNGNRRGSNFIDGDSAEFYCNENFTLFGSSISRCLNGRWSSPLPQCKASCTDPGKPRNGERIGTSFAHEDHVQFLCNPGFWLVGSQLIACNEGIWSNDIPKCKAVCSDPGTPLNGNRLGDDFSDGQMIAFSCDANFSLVGAPVVFCVAGQWNATMPTCKASCSNPGIPRHGQRLSSYFGHGSQVTFVCLPKYSLIGRATMTCHDGKWSSLLPICKASCEDPGFPPNGITHGTEFGHNKQITFSCLPGFQLVGRSFAVCINGKWSASVPRCKAICPDPGVPVNGSRVGDSFFDGRTVAFKCHKSYTLIGQQVLKCVVGKWNGEVPECKAPCLGPVALLNGRVFNYNPTNQHGARLRFACNSGFKIEGPSIVRCNNGEWSSFLPFCTDVDECAEGISNCHENAVCLNVLGSYTCKCKEGYVRNGRTCLKICKDPGIPQNGARKGEQEHFPHKTRVSFSCNDGYSLVGNRSITCQEGEWSSHLPHCKENCADPGSPSNGFRRGRDFKHERKVTFVCRAGFMLNGANSITCNDGAWSNELPFCTDIDECSEGIYDCHENAVCLNVLGSYTCKCQHDYVRVGRTCLKKCDDPGIPVNGERRGDHFYHERRVFFSCNRGHTLVGNRSMTCQEGEWTSAPPQCKENCANPGSPLNGFRRGSVFNHGMKVTFVCRHGFKLNGVKSITCNDGAWSNQLPDCSASCPTPPKLAHGSLDGDDLSFGANVTYSCDSQYFLEGDDTMTCVDGQWVGQVPICRAPCPPPVAPADGFVFGENHQHHSMIQFWCKQGFTLRGASTSKCVDGKWNTPIPRCKGLPGGCRKPPMPPNVRLLNSQSQRKWYFNGARVSYRCNEGFVQRGLSSIWCRDGSWTRIFLTCTVKSCGYPGTPKYGQRAGYLFTYNSTVEYSCDQGYTLVGSRRRVCQANQTWTGTTPQCTYASINCGALPTPENGLKKSETSTFLNGIVTFGCRGQKYNLIGSSRRTCLQSGQWSGEQPICRLIECGDPGIPQHADRILPEDFSYLTSVQFKCHDSYKLEGVSKIFCKRDGNWSRPIPRCLAPCSNPGTPKNGGMTGSDFTHGKTVKFFCKRKYRMVGLQQLTCNNGTWQGAKPRCRRKRIPR, from the exons ATGGAGGTTAACTACAGGATATTACTTTGCTTTATGACATTATGCCATTACTCGAGTTCACAGTCAG GAGAATGCAACAGACCTCTGGGGATGCAAAATAAAGGTATCCCGAATGAGAGTATTAAGTCATCTTCAAGATTAGACTTAGATCACCGAGCCTTTTACGGACGACTGCATGGACCCAAGGCTTGGTGCTCAGCGGATGGTGATGAAAATCCATACATTGAAATCGAACTTGACGAAGAAAAGGCAATAACTGCTATAAGTACACAAGGAGGAAGTACATCTGATATAATTTGGTCAAGAAAATTTAAGATCGAGTACGACAAGGGAGGAAAGTGGACGCATTACAAAGAG GAGCTTCCTGGCAACGGAAACGTAAACGGGGTGAAAAAAAATGTCCTGAATCCAGAAATAAGAACAAGATCCATACGGATTTATCCAAAAGAGCCGCTTTCACTGTCTACTACAAATGTGAAACATGCGTGTCTGAGACTGGAGTTGCACGGATGTCTCGTACATG CTGATTGTAAAGACCCCGGAGCGCCAATAAACGGAGAGAGAACAGGAGATGATTTCAATCATGGAAGCCGAATCTCATTTTCCTGCAGGCAAGGTTTCGTTTTGGTCGGCAACTCGTCTTCTATTTGTGACAAGGGAAAGTGGAATAATATCCTTCCTCAGTGTAAAG CCACTTGCGAGGATCCTGGCGTTCCAGATAATGGAAACAGAAGAGGAAGTAATTTTATCGATGGTGACTCAGCAGAATTTTACTGCAACGAAAACTTCACATTATTCGGCTCATCAATTAGCCGGTGTCTTAACGGAAGATGGAGCTCACCATTGCCACAATGCAAAG CGTCTTGTACAGATCCTGGAAAACCTCGGAATGGAGAAAGAATTGGCACCAGCTTTGCGCATGAAGATCACGTTCAGTTCCTGTGTAACCCTGGATTTTGGTTGGTTGGAAGTCAGCTGATTGCGTGCAACGAAGGCATATGGAGCAACGACATTCCTAAGTGTAAAG ctgtttgcagtgacccTGGAACTCCACTCAATGGAAACAGACTCGGCGACGATTTTAGCGATGGACAAATGATTGCTTTCTCGTGTGATGCTAACTTCAGTTTGGTCGGTGCTCCTGTGGTCTTCTGTGTCGCTGGTCAATGGAATGCCACGATGCCAACATGTAAAG CGTCCTGCTCAAATCCAGGTATACCCAGGCATGGCCAGAGATTAAGTTCTTATTTCGGCCACGGAAGCCAGGTCACATTTGTGTGTCTCCCCAAATACAGCCTTATTGGAAGAGCTACAATGACGTGTCATGACGGCAAATGGAGCTCTCTTCTTCCAATCTGTAAAG CTTCTTGTGAGGACCCAGGCTTCCCACCCAACGGCATCACTCATGGAACCGAGTTTGGTCATAACAAGCAAATTACCTTCTCCTGCTTGCCTGGATTCCAGCTAGTTGGAAGGTCCTTTGCAGTATGCATAAACGGAAAGTGGAGTGCTTCTGTTCCTCGCTGCAAAG CTATTTGCCCCGATCCTGGTGTTCCTGTGAACGGCAGCAGAGTTGGAGACAGTTTCTTTGATGGTCGCACTGTGGCTTTTAAGTGCCATAAAAGTTACACGCTGATTGGtcaacaggttttaaaatgcgTGGTGGGAAAATGGAATGGCGAGGTGCCAGAATGCAAAG CTCCCTGCCTTGGTCCTGTTGCTCTTTTAAACGGCCGAGTTTTCAATTACAATCCAACAAATCAACATGGCGCACGCCTGAGATTTGCTTGTAACTCCGGATTTAAAATTGAAGGACCTTCGATTGTCAGGTGCAACAATGGAGAATGGTCTTCTTTCTTGCCTTTTTGTACAG ATGTTGACGAATGCGCCGAGGGTATTTCCAACTGTCACGAGAACGCTGTATGCTTGAATGTTCTTGGCTCATATACATGCAAATGTAAAGAGGGTTACGTAAGAAACGGCAGGACGTGCTTAA AAATATGCAAAGATCCTGGAATTCCCCAAAATGGTGCAAGAAAAGGAGAGCAAGAGCATTTTCCCCATAAGACAAGAGTCAGTTTTTCATGTAATGACGGGTACAGCTTAGTGGGAAATCGTTCAATCACGTGCCAGGAGGGAGAATGGTCTTCACATCTGCCACACTGTAAAG AGAATTGCGCTGACCCCGGCTCTCCTTCAAATGGTTTTAGAAGAGGCAGGGATTTCAAACACGAAAGGAAAGTGACTTTCGTTTGCCGCGCTGGTTTTATGCTGAACGGAGCCAACAGCATCACGTGTAATGATGGCGCTTGGAGTAATGAACTTCCGTTTTGTACAG ATATTGACGAATGTTCAGAAGGCATTTACGACTGCCATGAAAACGCCGTCTGCTTGAATGTTCTTGGCTCATATACATGCAAATGCCAACATGACTACGTTAGGGTTGGCAGGACATGCTTAA AGAAGTGCGATGATCCTGGAATTCCCGTTAACGGAGAAAGAAGAGGTGATCATTTTTATCATGAAAGACGAGTCTTTTTTTCGTGTAATCGCGGACACACCTTGGTAGGGAATCGTTCAATGACCTGCCAGGAAGGAGAATGGACCTCAGCTCCACCACAGTGTAAAG AGAATTGCGCCAATCCTGGTTCTCCATTGAATGGTTTTAGAAGAGGCAGTGTTTTTAATCATGGAATGAAGGTGACTTTTGTTTGTCGGCACGGTTTTAAGCTGAATGGAGTTAAGAGCATTACGTGTAATGATGGCGCATGGAGTAATCAGCTTCCGGATTGTTCAG CTTCTTGTCCAACTCCACCGAAGCTTGCTCACGGCTCACTTGATGGTGATGATTTAAGTTTTGGAGCAAATGTGACCTACTCGTGTGATTCTCAGTACTTTTTGGAAGGTGACGATACCATGACATGCGTGGACGGACAGTGGGTGGGACAAGTGCCGATATGTAGAG CCCCATGCCCACCTCCGGTTGCTCCAGCTGATGGTTTCGTGTTTGGAGAGAATCACCAACATCATAGTATGATTCAGTTCTGGTGTAAACAAGGTTTTACGCTGCGTGGAGCTAGTACAAGCAAATGTGTTGATGGAAAATGGAATACGCCAATCCCTCGTTGTAAAG GTTTACCCGGTGGCTGCAGAAAACCTCCCATGCCGCCGAATGTTCGCCTGTTGAATTCACAATCGCAAAGAAAATGGTACTTCAATGGTGCTAGAGTGTCTTACAGATGCAACGAGGGATTCGTACAAAGAGGGTTGTCCAGTATTTGGTGCAGGGATGGTTCATGGACTAGGATTTTTTTAACTTGCACTG TTAAATCGTGTGGGTATCCAGGGACACCGAAATATGGGCAACGAGCTGGTTACCTGTTCACGTACAACAGCACCGTCGAGTACTCTTGTGATCAAGGCTACACACTGGTTGGATCCAGGAGGCGTGTCTGTCAGGCTAATCAGACATGGACTGGAACGACTCCGCAGTGCACATATGCAT CGATTAACTGTGGTGCATTACCTACTCCGGAAAATGGACTTAAGAAATCAGAGACGTCGACTTTCCTCAATGGTATAGTGACATTCGGGTGCAGGGGGCAGAAATACAACCTTATAGGATCATCTCGAAGGACATGTCTGCAAAGTGGCCAGTGGAGTGGAGAGCAGCCAATCTGCAGAT TAATCGAATGTGGTGACCCAGGAATTCCTCAACATGCTGACAGGATCCTCCCTGAAGACTTCTCCTATCTTACCTCTGTGCAATTCAAATGTCATGACAGTTACAAACTAGAAGGTGTTTCAAAAATCTTCTGTAAGCGAGATGGAAACTG